One Cydia splendana chromosome 21, ilCydSple1.2, whole genome shotgun sequence genomic region harbors:
- the LOC134801150 gene encoding vesicular integral-membrane protein VIP36: MQQINFQLTQYVLAALFFSPILAEWNTRDYVRREHSLTKPYQGSGMSVPYWDFLGNTIVTTNYVRLTPDLQSKSGAIWNTQPCYTRNWELQVQFKVHGRGKDLFGDGLALWYVKDRMMYGPVFGSKDYYTGLAIILDTYSNHNGAHNHQHPYISATVNNGSLHYDHDRDGTHTQLAGCEAKFRNYNHDTHLSIVYKDDTLIVSTDLEGKNAWKECLRVENVLLPTGYYFGASATTGDLSDNHDIIAIKMYELDLLDSQNKDEDRSHIIPSARTFEAPREHIDDPKPAMSGVKTFLWMMCIAIIVIVCVVLGIMWYQKRQEHSRKRLY; this comes from the exons ATGCAACAAATAAATTTCCAGCTAACACAATACGTATTAGCGGCCCTATTTTTTAGTCCTATCCTAGCAGAATGGAATACCCGGGACTACGTTAGGCGGGAGCACTCCCTCACAAAACCTTACCAGG GAAGTGGGATGTCGGTGCCTTACTGGGACTTCTTAGGTAACACGATAGTGACAACGAATTACGTTCGCTTAACCCCCGATTTGCAGTCCAAGTCCGGGGCTATTTGGAACACTCAG CCATGCTACACTCGCAACTGGGAGCTCCAAGTGCAATTCAAAGTCCACGGACGAGGCAAAGACCTTTTCGGAGACGGCTTGGCTCTGTGGTACGTCAAGGACCGAATGATGTACGGACCCGTGTTCGGTAGCAAGGACTATTATACCGGCCTGGCTATTATACTGGACACGTATAGCAACCACAATGGAGCGCACAAC CACCAACACCCCTACATCTCGGCAACGGTAAACAACGGCAGTTTGCACTACGACCACGATCGAGACGGAACGCATACGCAGCTAGCCGGCTGTGAGGCGAAATTCCGGAACTATAACCACGACACGCATCTCAGCATTGTTTACAAGGATGACACGCTTATCG TATCAACCGACTTGGAAGGCAAGAACGCGTGGAAGGAGTGCCTCAGGGTGGAGAACGTGCTCCTACCGACCGGGTACTACTTCGGCGCTTCGGCGACGACGGGGGATCTGAGCGATAACCACGACATCATCGCTATCAAGATGTACGAGCTGGATCTGTTGGATTCT CAAAACAAAGATGAGGACCGCTCGCACATAATCCCATCAGCGCGAACCTTCGAAGCGCCCCGCGAACACATAGACGACCCGAAGCCCGCCATGTCCGGCGTCAAGACCTTCCTGTGGATGATGTGCATAGCAATCATTGTCATCGTGTGCGTTGTTCTTGGTATCATGTGGTACCAGAAGCGGCAGGAACATTCTAGAAAACGGCTGTATTAA